CACCTCAAGTCTGCAGTTCGACAATGTCTAATTGATTGACATGAATTAGTGTAAATAAATGAAATTGTAGAAAGATCATAACATTGTGAATTTTCATTTCTGATTCTGAGATAGAAAAGTTGAAGTTTTAAGTACAAAAGATACAAACTCATACTCAAAGTCCAATAGAGGGTTAGAGGAACTAGTTACCCTAAAGTTCTCTGGAGTTGATGTGTAGTCCGGCATCCCGATTGTCATTAACCCAGAAAACTGTAGATTTGGGCAGTGCAATTTGACATGTTTTGCAAGCTCAACAACACCAGAAGGGTCAACACCAGATTTTGCTGCcaaaaatgtcaaaactattttaTATTACTTTTGTTATCTTAAATAGGGTACAAAACTATTATCTGGTGAAGCATTGTATTGATTATATTGAATAATACAGAGATCTAGTATGGCTCGACTGTGATCTTGGCaacatttatttttctgtaATCTAGGCCGCAAGGAGAAAATTCTCCTAGGTGAAAGTCAGCTATTACAATATTGGCATAAAAAACGCCTACGTATGGAACTTAGTTTAACCTTGATCGTCTCTATTTGTTTGAAACTCAAATCTTTCATTTTAAACTCCACAATTAATTGCATTTCATATGATTGATTTAGAAAACTTCACCAAGCAAATTTCAACAATCATATTTGGGCATCATGTAAGAAAGAATACCAAAACAAAGACCGTGGGAGTTTCAACAATTGTAGAGAATTTTTATAAATGGCCAAAAGCTAGTACCAATTAAAAGGTCAATATGGGTTAGAAGAGACAATGTCATTATGCTGGATCATGACACATCTTCATCTTCGAGGATTCATAATTCTATTTCCACTGTTATTAGATGACTTTTTAATCTCTAAAGAACCTCTCTCATACTAAAAGAACAAAGACTAGGAATTAAAATCCTTTGATCAGTCCTAGTTGAGCCATGGGCATGAATCTAATTTGAGATTTGATGGTTGCAATAGACTGTTTCTTAATTGGTTCAATGGACATCAATGTGGCTTCATGAATTTTTATGAGATTTCCATAGCTGtggtcaaaaaagaaaaaggtggcATCAACCACATACATGGCTTTCTTTGCGACAGTCACCCTAACCTTTTATAGACTTAATATTCAAAAGCCATAGAAATATAATGACCAATATTTTGTAGATGCTACAAAATGATACCAAACTTAGACTAGGcatcatttaatatttcttcAAACTCAAAGTTCCAGGTGCTGAGTTGCACTTTATGTTATGGCAAAAAGATGCAGTTCAATGGCACtaatctctctttctttcttgaaACTAACATTCTTGCTAAACCTTAAAATATTTAGAGACTAAGGAATTATAGCAATTACAATGCAAATGCCCAGTTGGGACCCGAACCTCAGATTTTGTGGATTTACTCCATCTGCTACAATTCTTGGGCTGTATGGAATTATGGAGCTAATCTTGACAGAGTCCTAAGTCATCAACATttcaaaaaatacaaatatgGAGAAATTATAATCTTTACTCACATGGTTCTCCACTGGTATTCACTTGGACTAAAACCTTCAAAGGATTCATTGATAGGCTTGACACTGCATTGTCAAGATGATTTGCAATCTAAAGATTATAAATAAATGTCAAAATACGGTAGTTGTGAGTGTACTTGTTTGTTGAATACATTAGAAAGTACATTTGTATAAAGAAATCAATTGAAGCTTAAAGACCAAAGATTATCCTCTTTTTAATCCATCTAGAATAGCTATTCAATGCatgtcaaaagaaaaaaaaaaactattgaaTAATATATCTTCTTACCTTCTCACTGTGCACACCCTGAACCATGCTTATATTAGGCACTCCAgctgcaaaaaattaataaatctaTGGCCTCAAAATCATACCCTAATGTActaaaaggaaaataaaaaagcAAATATAAGATCTGTATTACCATTTTTTAAGCATTATATCCTCAAAATTAAACTTTTCTGCTCTATAACAACAAAGCTTTTATTTTAGAGTTACAAATTACAAACTGCCCAAAAGGACATAAAATATTTAAGATTTGGAATAATCAAACCCAACAATTTGACCATTAAAATGATCGTTCAAATCATAGCTTCGCTTTAATTATCAGGCCAACATTCCAACTGTTAAATcaattaaagtttatattatgaTTTGAAGAAAAACTGAACAAACCCAGAAGAGATTTCACTTTGTTGCTCTGTAAATGTCCAATAAAATGCCATTCTATGTCATCAGGAAGCTgttcaaaaacaaaacaaaaagatcAAAAAAGAGTATTTTTGTTCATACAAAGACCAACAtgttaaaaaggaaaaaaaaatacttgaaaatgatatatatatatatatatatatatatatatttgtagaggGAGACCTGAGGAGCTTTCTCGAGAATCTCCTGAACGTAGTTTTCACCAAAGCATCTATGGCCGGAGTCATACACCTGACGGATGAGAGAAAGGGGCTTGGTTTTGGAAACAGCCACAACCCGAACCTCTTCCGCCGTTCGACCAGACCTCTCCGCTGCTTGCCGAACTCGGACCATAACTGACCGTAGAGCAACCAAAGCTACTCTCTCCCCCACCGGAGCAGCCATGCAAAAAATGTTCAGAATTATACGCTCCTAGACCGCCAAAGCTTTAGATCTTCTCTTCGAACGCTATCCATCCTGCATTGGTTTACAGGAAATCTGAGTAGTCATATTAAATTGTGGCCAAGAAAAAAACATTGGGAAAATTACATTTACAAACgatatttttatctaatttacaGAATTACCGTTGCTCATTTCACTTTATAAATATAACGTGCAAGAATTTCAAATCTATAACACGGTATAAAATAGGAGTCAATACCTTCTCTTAATCTTCTATTtgctttattttaattaattttctttttttatctttatctcttttttacaattttttttgttttaaaaaaattctaactatattaataattgtttgagATTAAAACTTAAACCGTGGTGtctaacttttcaaaataataatttttatatgtaaaaacatatatttttcaaagaaaatgacaaaattaaaTGCAACttattagcttttttttttttttccctatttatttggtaaacaaaaaagaaaggaataattacataaggcactatttttttgtaaaatatttatatttttacgttcaaagaatatttttttacatttttacggtttttcgaaaaataacacgaaaacaacataaaatcaacaagaaaacaacataaaagtaacatgaaaataacatacatataacaaaaaattaacaacaaatgaacaaaatttcaacataaaaagaccgtattttatgtaaataaaattaaaaaaatcgtaaaaatgtttaaaattccgtgaaaccttatttttgttgtttttgtgtatttgtgaaattaacccaaAAAGAAATAATCAacctaagtaaaatttaatataccaactaatttattatttatacatatattctaactctttttctctcttcataataatttttttaaaaaaatactttgttTAAATCTTTTAGTTACTATTTtgttaacaaaatataaaataaactaaaaagatgatactttaatttaaaatatttttttttttatgatgaaaaaaatatacacttttcacatattaaaataatatattaaaaagtaaattatGATAGTATTATTTTTGAGCCAAAATAATTAGTGGTGTAATCagaattcttaattttttttcatgaacatttttttaaaaaaattattgagtgAGAGAAATGTATAAtcctttttagaaaaaaaaaagcacagaaaggaaaaaataaaaaagacatcTAATGGTTtctcaattaaataaataaaaaatgtaaacattTAATGCACATGTttctaagttttttttattgttaggcACTCATAATTAAAGATAGGTATTCTTTGCTGGCACCTTAAAGATTGTTAATTGTTTGTGTAAGGTTattattgtaaataattttctaattatgtATATTAGTGAAAAAATCCCAAACACATTTGGGCTGATTTTACAATGTACCCTTCTACAAAGATATATTGATCTACCCTCTACTTATTTCGGCATACAAAAGAAATTTTGAGagatttagaataatttataattaaaaaaataatgttcaaacagtctattttatacgcgtataaaataaaacaatcacgcgtgcaacacactgtttgaacgcaGTTTTTGGCATGTTAAACTTccctgaatttcttaaaattttataggatgtcttaaataattataatttataagaccataagaaaaaatttaactaaaaaattcttttggATACTAAAATGAATAGAGATGTATCAGTGCATCCCTTTTAAGAGGGCgcattatagaattttccaaacattTTTATCCTCCCAAAAcctaaaattactctaataatcagatttactaattaaagaAAGATCATAATTCattctatgttgcatggttcacatgatttatttcatgattatacttaatgtataaattctattaagtccagaacatatttaTTGTTGGGTATATTTtaacaggatctagatttactaataagtatgttgattaacatcctaaatatgaatatctctaaaacaatgaaattaaacacataagggtttaagaaaatcttacattggttgtagcggaatataatgactcctttcgttcaagatctctaacctttgatttctttctgtagtagagtattatcaagatttgaacctggatctctttctctccttcgggtttggttaccaccgtcttactcactatgattgagtacttgacttgctatgtgtgggcataacactctatcactcaaggttcgaatatggtgaagaacaatgaaggaggttgaaatcactatagaaagtgctctctcatctactagttgtcagagaatgaaaaatagatttggtaggttgaatagtcaagttgacaagaggatgagatgagagcaccatgttattttttatagtgtttcaactagggcttaggactgaattatatggattaaaaagaataaaagattGGGCAAAAATCAACACTAGGGCCGGCCATAAAgggaccaatctctagttacaattttgtcacttttttcaaccacttattcttctttcaataataccatattttccaattcaatcctatatataccaaaactatttatttaacaattataattaattatcaaataatattgccatttatattatttattaattagaccatacaaagtctcttaattaacaaattgactaCAAACCTCTTTGCTTCACAATTAagctcttgcttagtgaaattcataaataagacatagtctaattttacaattataattgattaattaaaatcaattgactgagtctacaagcagtattatctcaactagtgagggcaccatgggcctatataaccgagctttcaataagtagatctagaattcaccaagtaaattttctaacttataaaTTCTGCAttgtgccactatagatttggaattgaatatcactctcaattatataaaacgctctatatgtaccacgatatagatatgttatgattaatcattgttacaatcctaatagtcaaagatccactatagatgatctacactgactTGGGACAAATTTaacgttctacccttcaatgtatttgtccttaaaatacttaacttcctataaatgatatttcagtaaactagtataattactTAAATGAGATCtaaatcatttatctctatcaagccaagctcaaagggaatcatcgtttcacttttaaatacttatagaagctatagattccatatctatgatcagcgctcccactcaattgaactaccatgttcccaagatgtacaTATTCGTCAGAACCATTGGTTAGCTTACACGAataacttgaagaacataaataatacaactatgttgaacctaaccatatcaagattaagatccatagacctaatatcaaccattgatattgacttagaaagatataacggtaagtttatgatatcttatccaagatcaatattagtcccttctaatgtatactccatatattcgatactggtaaactttgccaatgccatggaaaggacataatacttatccaaggtgtaagtataccttatcgccgacTATCATGCCAGCCTAAATCCggtgaactaacaaatcattGGAATTacacttttgaacatataatcatgattatattccactgtgctgacgatattataatcatgaacaaatatatacatatttatatatattctggacttaatagaatttatacattaaacataatcatgaaataaatcatgtgaactatgaaacataaaagcgatttctaatcttttattaatagtaaatctaattatattgaaatgagttttatttagggcacaaaatccaacaaactcccacttgcactaatataaaataaaaagtgcaattcaaataatctcagcaccttgatatccagatcaagtatAGTATGTagtgttaattccatttttggcatatttaattgacaaaaatattttattatttattgtatattttcggctggtatacattaatatggtttcctatttggtgtattcaaacttgaaaggaaagttgtctagctttcctatttttgaaaaaaaggtaaaaatggtaagtttggttacccatttcgtttttatctaaccagctgtgtaatctgatcttgtgttgagtttcccattttcttagatcaggtttcttgaagagaaaaccggagctaaactttccttttctataaaaggaaagttgtagttactgcccacgattctgtaggtacagaaacggaaattcctggactgattgaagaattattttagggaagtttctagtgggttgaggtcttgttcagaccgaatgtaagctgtctatgagatgtatattcattataaatacatcttatagctgctaggttttgcatctctttcatacacttagaatagctttcatatcttaaggaaagagtgtctttgtttagtacctctcttggtacctctcttgtatctttgaatttcattcatatctttagaaaagagagtctttgatttgtagagaagagttgttctactcttactctgtttatttgttgtttgtattgtcttgagtctgtattcaagtctacaacgaagaagaacatcagtgcaccttcgggagaagggtatttacaagctttcgggagattgcttttgaagtcttgcatcgggaggatacaagcacacaaccttcgggagatggttgtataggctttcgggagatagcctttaagccttgaatcgggaggattcaagcactcttcaaggtgatcgaagggagttcgagcacttggagttttatcaagattcggttagtaggtggaatacatcaagcttgcgacatacaataagagggagtctatttatgcataagtcaattactttgtatttttaataccgatctaatgaatcttatctctgggcgtggccccgtggactagtaacaatctgaaaggattgttgaaaccacgtacaaaaatcttgtgtgtttttacttttatgcactgtttgtttttacGGGTTTCTCTCGAGTTACGGAGTTGCATTCGTAACTACGTAAAAGCGTTTTCGGTAcgctttattattccgcatttaattaatcatttaattaaataatcaaactgggaatattaaaatacggaatttcaattggtatcagagcgagtcactaaactcttagtgagatcttgaggttattccgtttaatttgttttgtgtgagatgtctttgtttgcagaaggaagttccatctctagacctcctctattgaatgagtcgaattatacttattggaaggtcaggatgagagcattcatcaaatcgcaagatgagaaggcatggagagctattcttacaggttggtctcaacctactgaaaatgatgaaaaaggtaatactcaggtaaaatctgaactcagttggaccactgaagatgaaaaattgtctggttataataataaagctttacatgctatttttaatggtgttggtgaaggttttattaaattaatctcatcttgtgaatctgcaaaggaagcatgggaaatccttcaaattcaatttgaaggtactcctgatgtaaagagatcacgatttaccatgttgcaaactagatttgatgaattgagaatgtcgaATACcgaaactttaaatgatttttatgaaagattatccgatatttctaatgagttctttgccttgggagaaaaattagatgaatctgtcttggttcgaaaaattgttcgagttcttcctgacaggtttgatacaaaattgcttgcaatggaagaggcaaaagactttggcaaaatgaaggttgaggaactcatgggatctttaagaacttttgagttgaatcaacggatcaagaaaaagagtaagcaaagtctctcgaatgagaaaatcAATGATAATGCTTTCAATGATTCTGAAAttattgtttctgatgatgaaaatgatgatgaaatggccttgttagcaaaaaatttccaaagatacatgaaatctgttggaaataaaatgaacttttcaaagaactcaaatggtaacatttcaagtaacaatccctctaaacctttttcatctaacaaaAGTATTCGTTGCAGAGAGTGTGAAGGGTATGGTcatattcaatctgaatgtgccaataccttaaagaaaaataaaaagggattgaatgttacttggagtgatgattctgaaagtagtgaagataaaaaagaaaaagttgctctaacaagtgttttgtcaagaaatttgcaagaaaaaggaaaattcatgTGCATGAATAATACCTCAAtcgatgacaacaaggaagaatctagatccgaatcagatgagtcagaaattgatgagaattctatggttgaatcctacaaggtaataTTTGGTAAGTTGATGGAAAAATGTGTtgaaaatcgctccctggttaaagataataaagtcttgtgtaacaacattaatgagttggaagataaacttaaatgttgtgaatctgaactatctttaaaagagtctaaaattatttctttaaccaaggaacttgataacattaaaaagaatgtgaaaatgctaaatccaggttccaccatctttgaaaaaattcaaaaatctggccaaaccaatcatgTTGGTCTGGGTATGTTTTCTAATCAACCTAATTCTAATACCACTTTTGTAaatctaa
This Cannabis sativa cultivar Pink pepper isolate KNU-18-1 chromosome 6, ASM2916894v1, whole genome shotgun sequence DNA region includes the following protein-coding sequences:
- the LOC115725524 gene encoding uncharacterized protein LOC115725524 isoform X2; translated protein: MAAPVGERVALVALRSVMVRVRQAAERSGRTAEEVRVVAVSKTKPLSLIRQVYDSGHRCFGENYVQEILEKAPQLPDDIEWHFIGHLQSNKVKSLLAGVPNISMVQGVHSEKIANHLDNAVSSLSMNPLKVLVQVNTSGEPSKSGVDPSGVVELAKHVKLHCPNLQFSGLMTIGMPDYTSTPENFRTLSNCRLEVCKALGFTEEQCELSMGMSGDFEQAIEMGSTNVRIGSTIFGPREYPNKR
- the LOC115725524 gene encoding uncharacterized protein LOC115725524 isoform X1 is translated as MAAPVGERVALVALRSVMVRVRQAAERSGRTAEEVRVVAVSKTKPLSLIRQVYDSGHRCFGENYVQEILEKAPQLPDDIEWHFIGHLQSNKVKSLLAGVPNISMVQGVHSEKIANHLDNAVSSLSMNPLKVLVQVNTSGEPFLTFLAAKSGVDPSGVVELAKHVKLHCPNLQFSGLMTIGMPDYTSTPENFRTLSNCRLEVCKALGFTEEQCELSMGMSGDFEQAIEMGSTNVRIGSTIFGPREYPNKR